The following coding sequences are from one Rutidosis leptorrhynchoides isolate AG116_Rl617_1_P2 chromosome 11, CSIRO_AGI_Rlap_v1, whole genome shotgun sequence window:
- the LOC139874952 gene encoding uncharacterized protein, translated as MEEPDERFSGLKIGANQESLEVSAKLAIRCLDSTQDKRPTMKVVIEELQKALKLQEKRRDIIKFSLADINLGTEDNCFTEGEGLVKLYQGEVQYGNGYKSVILKVDRSCEEHNFRKEIEILVGLEHENIVQVLGYWVANGIKFLHESSRQLIVHRDIKSANIVLNGDWDAKIYGFEFSLKSPNEEIEYVINDVIGSLGYCDPVYKETRFLTKESDIYSFGVVLFEMLCGRLTCPNDLEESNEFLDSLVKRHSRVGRLEEIVFEDIKGQIALDSLATFQMIANQCLHEERKKRPTADEVALQLKKALELQETINTGVLHDIKLATENFDVKYILGEGGFGKVYKAELGLFGQNLFLGIEAKNPDEMCMKRNTVAIKRINEKEKGEKGFFLEIEILRRCKHPNIVSLLGYCNEDSEMILVYEFVPNGSLDDYLENIENKTYLNWVQRIKICLDIAHGLNYLHTSTNIKDKERIIHRDIKSGNILLDKNWKAKIADFGLSKFYNVNQVRSTIKTNSIAGSDYYMDPEYSRTGKLKKESDIYSLGVVFFEILCGRLACDRIYLVENIKGLAPVARKCYKERTLKKLIDPNLMEEADELLFGLKVGVNQESLEVFADIAFKCLAKTHDKRPTMEVIIEELQKALNLQEKRNDIIKFSLDDIKLGTEDFSDQNFIAKDGSGKLYRGEVPYGNGLKPVVLKVNGSSEEQKFVKELEVLFGLKHENVIEVVGYCKEMDENIIVYENVSNWSTLNGYVNDARVTWTKRLEICIGVANGLKFLHEGFERQQSIVHRDIKSANIVLNGDWNAKIYGFELSLISPKNQELKYVVNDVVGSPGYCDPMCRETGFLTKESDIYSFGVVLFEILCGRLACLNDLGESNEFVDSFVKRHKKDGRIDEIVLEGIKKQIAPNSIATFEKIAYQCLHKRREKRPTANEVVVQLKEALKSQVIWDESLKDRSSISINSDLYFLRLEEGDDLSNHLDSFNRLVCELSKTGEIIKQEELGLRLLVSLPPSYNQFVQNIRREGNTALKDVVHKLRDYK; from the exons ATGGAAGAACCGGACGAACGCTTCTCTGGGTTAAAGATAGGAGCCAACCAAGAGTCTTTGGAAGTCTCTGCAAAACTTGCAATTAGATGTTTGGATTCAACTCAAGACAAGCGTCCAACTATGAAAGTCGTCATTGAGGAACTTCAAAAAGCATTAAAGCTTCAA GAGAAGCGAAGGGATATCATCAAATTTTCACTCGCAGACATAAATTTGGGTACAGAAGATAATTGTTTCACTGAAGGAGAAGGACTCGTGAAGTTATACCAAGGCGAAGTTCAATACGGTAATGGATATAAGTCCGTTATTTTGAAGGTTGACAGATCATGTGAAGAGCATAACTTTCGAAAAGAGATTGAAATTCTCGTTGGGCTTGAACATGAAAATATCGTTCAAGTTTTAGGCTATT GGGTCGCAAACGGGATAAAATTTCTTCATGAAAGTTCAAGACAACTGATTGTCCATAGAGATATTAAAAGTGCCAATATTGTACTAAATGGAGATTGGGATGCCAAAATCTATGGTTTTGAGTTTTCCTTGAAAAGTCCAAATGAAGAGATTGAATATGTCATTAACGACGTTATTGGCTCGCTCGGGTATTGTGATCCCGTATACAAGGAGACTCGTTTCTTAACTAAAGAGTCTGATATTTATTCTTTTGGTGTGGTTTTATTTGAGATGTTATGCGGAAGATTGACCTGTCCAAACGACTTGGAAGAATCAAATGAGTTTCTAGACTCTTTAGTCAAACGCCACTCTAGAGTTGGAAGACTTGAAGAGATAGTGTTTGAGGATATTAAGGGACAAATTGCATTGGATTCACTAGCTACGTTTCAAATGATTGCCAATCAATGCTTGCATGAAGAGAGGAAAAAACGACCAACCGCAGATGAAGTAGCCTTGCAACTCAAGAAAGCTTTGGAACTccaa GAAACCATCAACACTGGAGTACTACATGACATAAAGTTGGCCACAGAGAATTTTGATGTTAAATATATACTTGGAGAAGGCGGATTCGGTAAGGTGTATAAAGCAGAACTTGGCCTTTTTGGTCAAAATCTCTTTTTGGGAATAGAAGCAAAGAATCCAGATGAAATGTGTATGAAGCGCAACACTGTTGCTATAAAGCGCATTAATGAGAAAGAGAAGGGTGAAAAGGGATTCTTTCTGGAAATTGAAATTCTTCGTAGATGCAAACATCCCAACATAGTCTCACTTCTCGGCTATTGTAATGAAGATTCTGAAATGATCCTTGTCTATGAGTTTGTTCCAAATGGTAGCCTAGATGATTATTTGGAAAACATCGAAAATAAAACTTATCTTAATTGGGTTCAACGGATTAAAATATGTCTTGATATTGCGCATGGGTTAAATTATCTTCACACAAGTACAAACATCAAGGACAAAGAAAGGATAATCCATCGTGATATCAAAAGTGGCAACATCCTATTGGACAAGAATTGGAAGGCCAAGATTGCTGACTTTGGGCTCTCCAAATTCTATAATGTGAATCAAGTGAGGAGCACAATCAAAACAAATAGTATTGCAGGTAGTGACTATTACATGGATCCTGAATATTCGAGAACGGGTAAGTTAAAAAAAGAATCGGACATATACTCTTTAGGAGTTGTGTTTTTTGAAATCTTGTGTGGGAGATTGGCCTGTGATCGAATTTATCTTGTTGAAAATATCAAAGGTCTTGCACCGGTCGCACGAAAGTGCTATAAGGAGAGAACCTTAAAAAAATTGATTGATCCTAATTTAATGGAAGAAGCGGATGAACTCCTCTTTGGGCTAAAGGTAGGAGTCAATCAAGAGTCTTTGGAAGTATTTGCAGATATTGCGTTTAAATGTTTGGCAAAAACTCACGACAAGCGTCCAACAATGGAAGTCATCATTGAGGAACTTCAAAAAGCATTAAACCTTCAG GAGAAACGAAATGACATCATCAAATTTTCACTCGATGACATAAAGTTAGGTACAGAAGACTTCAGTGATCAAAACTTTATTGCAAAAGATGGAAGTGGGAAGTTATACCGAGGAGAAGTCCCATACGGTAATGGACTTAAGCCCGTTGTTTTGAAGGTTAACGGATCGTCTGAAGAGCAGAAATTTGTAAAGGAGCTTGAAGTTCTCTTCGGGCTTAAACACGAGAATGTCATTGAAGTTGTTGGTTATTGTAAGGAGATGGATGAAAACATTATAGTTTATGAGAATGTGTCAAATTGGAGTACTCTCAATGGTTATGTGAATGACGCTAGAGTTACATGGACAAAAAGACTTGAGATATGCATAGGTGTTGCGAACGGGTTAAAATTTCTTCACGAAGGTTTTGAACGACAACAATCGATTGTTCATAGAGACATTAAAAGTGCTAATATCGTACTAAATGGAGATTGGAATGCAAAAATCTATGGTTTTGAGCTATCCTTGATAAGTCCTAAAAATCAAGAGTTGAAATATGTTGTTAATGATGTTGTTGGCTCGCCCGGCTATTGTGATCCCATGTGCCGGGAAACTGGTTTCTTAACCAAAGAATCTGATATTTATTCCTTTGGTGTGGTTTTATTTGAGATTTTATGTGGAAGATTGGCATGTTTAAATGACTTGGGAGAATCTAATGAGTTTGTAGACTCATTTGTTAAAAGACATAAAAAAGATGGAAGAATTGATGAGATAGTGCTCGAGGGTATAAAAAAACAAATTGCACCGAATTCAATTGCTACATTTGAAAAGATTGCTTATCAGTGTTTGCATAAAAGGAGAGAAAAACGACCTACAGCAAATGAAGTAGTGGTACAACTCAAAGAAGCATTGAAATCCCAA GTTATTTGGGATGAGTCATTGAAGGATCGATCGTCTATAAGTATCAATAGTGATTTGTACTTCCTGAGACTCGAAGAAGGAGATGATCTGAGTAACCATTTAGACTCTTTTAATCGATTGGTTTGTGAGTTGTCTAAGACTGGTGAGATAATAAAACAGGAGGAATTAGGATTAAGACTGTTGGTATCATTACCCCCATCCTACAACCAGTTTGTGCAGAATATAAGGAGAGAAGGGAACACTGCACTTAAGGATGTGGTTCACAAACTTCGTGACTACAAATAA
- the LOC139874953 gene encoding uncharacterized mitochondrial protein AtMg00810-like, protein MAGCNPSLTPVDISTKRTASEPRVKEPTLYHNLAGALKYFTFTRPDISYEVQQICLFMHDPREPHLATLRHILRYIKGTLHLGLQLHASSLTSLVAYSNANSAGWPTTHRYTSGYCMFLGDNLLSWSSRRKHTPPCSSSEAEYRGVANAVAKTC, encoded by the coding sequence ATGGCCGGGTGTAACCCCAGTCTTACACCCGTGGATATCAGCACCAAACGCACTGCATCTGAACCTCGTGTAAAGGAACCCACCTTATACCATAATCTTGCTGGAGCTCTAAAGTACTTCACGTTCACACGACCAGATATCTCATATGAAGTTCAACAGATCTGCCTTTTTATGCATGATCCCAGGGAACCTCACTTAGCTACTCTCCGCCACATCCTTCGATATATTAAGGGTACACTACACCTTGGTCTTCAGCTTCATGCTTCGTCTCTCACATCTTTGGTTGCATACTCTAATGCAAACTCGGCAGGATGGCCAACTACTCACCGATACACCTCTGGCTACTGTATGTTTTTAGGCGATAATCTGCTCTCTTGGTCCTCCAGGCGGAAGCACACGCCACCCTGCTCTAGTTCTGAAGCGGAATATCGCGGTGTTGCAAACGCCGTCGCGAAAACATGCTAG